DNA from Hwangdonia lutea:
ATTAGGTGATGCCAAATTTATGCACTGCTTACCGGTACGACGAAATGTGGTGGTTGAAGATGCGGTTTTAGATAGTGAAAATTCATTGGTAATACAGCAGGCAAACAACCGAACCTTTGCGGCGCAATGGGTTTTGAAAACAATTTTGAGTAATTTATAAATAAACGAGACCTGACAGGTTTTAAAACCTGTCAGGTCTGTGAGCTACAAAAATGCAAACATTAAAAATCATAAAAATAGGCGGTAATATTATTGATGACGAGCAAGCGTTGGATAATTTCTTAGATGGGTTTTCCAAAATCAAAGGGCCAAAAATATTGGTACACGGTGGTGGAAAATTAGCGACAAAACTAGCCAATCAAATGGGTGTTGAGGTTAAAATGACTAATGGCCGTCGCATAACAGATGCCGATACTTTAGACATTATTACTATGGTTTATGCCGGTAAAATCAATAAAAATTTAGTCGCTAAATTACAGGCAAAGCAATGTAATGCTATTGGGTTTTCAGGGGCCGATGGCAACGCTATCATATCGGAAAAACGTCCCGTAAAGGATATTGATTACGGATTTGTTGGCGATGTGTTGAAAGTGAATACAAATACTTTAGAAGTGCTTTTAAACAATCAAGTAACACCAGTTTTTTGTGCCATAACCCACGATGAAAACGGACAACTTTTTAACACCAATGCAGATACCATCGCATCAGAATTAGCCATAGGATTTGCCAAAATTTATCAAACCGAACTGTATTATTGTTTCGAGAAAAATGGCGTATTGCTGAATGTAAACGATGATGATTCGGTTATAGAACACATCAATTCCGAAAATTACCAAACATTAATTAACGATGGCATTATTGCAGACGGTATGTTGCCAAAACTCAATAATTGCTTTCACGCCATAAAACACAAGGTGCATAAAGTGTGCATCGGGAAACCAGAAATGCTTTTCAATTCAAACACAAAACACACCACAATTCAAGCCTAAAAAGTGCCATGGAAAAACTAACAAACGAGGCGATAGACCTTCTTAAAAATCTTATTGAAACGGAATCTTTTTCATCCGAAGAAGACCAAACGGCCGCACTAATTGAAAATTGGTTTAAAGCAAACCAAATTAATTACACGCGCACCAA
Protein-coding regions in this window:
- the argB gene encoding acetylglutamate kinase; translated protein: MQTLKIIKIGGNIIDDEQALDNFLDGFSKIKGPKILVHGGGKLATKLANQMGVEVKMTNGRRITDADTLDIITMVYAGKINKNLVAKLQAKQCNAIGFSGADGNAIISEKRPVKDIDYGFVGDVLKVNTNTLEVLLNNQVTPVFCAITHDENGQLFNTNADTIASELAIGFAKIYQTELYYCFEKNGVLLNVNDDDSVIEHINSENYQTLINDGIIADGMLPKLNNCFHAIKHKVHKVCIGKPEMLFNSNTKHTTIQA